From the Gymnogyps californianus isolate 813 chromosome 2, ASM1813914v2, whole genome shotgun sequence genome, one window contains:
- the PRDM14 gene encoding PR domain zinc finger protein 14 has translation MALSLAGESAPGDGGDALGMSPASLAAYYPSFLPPAQYFEAAPDFFQPLKSLGGLVPASPPLPPFSFSRVPAFLSQPPPPGSPPPPYPSPQRRAARSPGAGGPAGQSYRYHFTEEELNAVLYGALRSSHLAGSLHAISGLRVPPASPGKGVCGAADSSSAPLLDRDSLQLPEGLSVLRVAYGDVSQLGVFCTDPIPKGVRFGPFQGKVVNTSEIKTYDDNSLMWEIFEYGRLSHFIDGKGASGNWMSLVNCARFPEEQNLTAIQCQGQIFYESCKEILPKQELLVWYGDCYVQFLGIPISLKGMPEGKRPPQHPEEAGESFKCERCGKVFAYKYYRDKHLKYTRCVDQGDRKFPCHLCNRSFEKRDRLRIHILHVHEKHRPHKCSVCGKSFSQSSSLNKHMRVHSGERPYKCVYCNKAFTASSILRTHIRQHSGEKPFKCKHCGKAFASHAAHDSHVRRTHSKEKGCTCSVCGQHFPEQEDYHFHMKIHAAH, from the exons ATGGCTCTGTCCCTGGCCGGCGAGTCGGCCCCCGGAGACGGCGGAGACGCGCTGGGGATGAGCCCCGCCAGCCTCGCTGCCTACTacccctctttcctccctcccgcCCAGTACTTCGAGGCGGCCCCCGACTTCTTCCAGCCCCTGAAATCCCTGGGCGGGCTGGTCCCCGCCTCCCCGCCTCTGCCCCCCTTCAGCTTCAGCAGGGTCCCCGCTTTCCTGAGCCAGCCGCCCC cccCGGGCTCGCCCCCGCCGCCGTACCCGAGCCCCCAGCGCAGGGCTGCCCGCAGCCCGGGGGCCGGCGGGCCGGCGGGGCAGAGCTACAGGTACCACTTCACCGAGGAGGAGCTCAACGCGGTGCTGTACGGGGCGCTCCGGAGCAGCCACCTGGCCGGGAGCCTCCACGCCATCTCGGGGCTCCGGGTGCCCCCCGCCAGCCCGGGTAAGGGGGTCTGCG GTGCTGCGGACTCCTCCTCCGCCCCGCTGCTCGACAGGGACTCGCTGCAGCTGCCCGAAG GGCTCTCGGTGCTGCGGGTGGCGTACGGGGACGTGTCTCAGCTCGGAGTCTTCTGCACGGACCCCATCCCCAAAGGAGTCCGCTTCGGCCCTTTCCAAGGCAAAGTGGTCAACACCAGCGAGATCAAGACTTACGACGACAACTCGCTGATGTGGGAG ATCTTTGAATACGGGCGCCTGAGCCACTTCATAGACGGGAAGGGCGCCTCTGGCAACTGGATGTCCCTGGTGAACTGCGCCAGGTTCCCCGAGGAGCAGAATTTGACGGCTATCCAGTGCCAGGGGCAAATCTTTTACGAGAGCTGCAAGGAAATCTTACCgaagcaggagctgctggtgtGGTACGGCGATTGCTACGTGCAGTTCCTGGGCATCCCCATCAGCCTGAAAGGCATGCCGGAGGGGAAGAGACCCCCGCAGCACCCCGAAG AAGCCGGGGAGAGCTTTAAGTGTGAGCGCTGCGGCAAGGTTTTTGCCTACAAGTACTACCGGGACAAGCACCTCAAGTACACTCGCTGCGTGGACCAGGGGGACCGCAAATTTCCTTGTCACCTCTGTAACCGATCCTTTGAAAAAAGAGACAGGCTGAGGATCCATATTCTCCACGTTCACGAAAAGCACAGACCTCACAAG tgctcaGTGTGTGGGAAAAGCTTTTCTCAGTCTTCCAGTCTGAACAAACACATGAGGGTTCACTCCGGGGAGCGCCCCTACAAATGTGTCTACTGCAACAAG GCATTCACGGCATCCAGCATCCTGCGCACTCACATCCGCCAGCACTCGGGGGAGAAGCCCTTCAAGTGCAAGCACTGCGGCAAAGCCTTCGCCTCGCACGCAGCCCACGACAGCCACGTGCGGCGCACGCACAGCAAGGAGAAGGGCTGCACTTGCTCGGTGTGCGGCCAGCACTTCCCGGAGCAGGAGGATTACCACTTCCACATGAAGATTCATGCCGCTCATTAG